In the Azospirillum humicireducens genome, GTCAGCATGCGCTGGCTTTCGGTGATGTCCTGGAAGACGGTGACGGAGCCGACGATGCGCCCTTCCTCGCGGAGCGGCACCGTGGTGATGGCGATGGGGAAGACGGTGCCGTCGCGCCGGATGAAATGATCGGTTTCCGAGCGATAGGCTTCGCCGCGGCGGACGCTGTTCAGGACGGCGCAATCCTCCCTGGCCACCGGGTTCCCCTGCCGGTCCTTGTAATGGACGGCGTCGTGCAAGGGGATGCCGCGCAGATCCTCTTGCGACCAGCCCAGCAGCCGTTCCGCTTCCGGGTTCAGGAAGGTGCAGAAGCCGTTGCGGTCCAGCGAGAAGACGCCTTCGCCCATGCTGTCGGTGATGCTTTGCAGGAAGCGGCGGCTGTCCTCCAGCTCCGCCTCCATCCGCTTGCGTTCGGTGATGTCGGTGCGGATCGCGATGTACTGGTGCGGCCGCCCGTCGGCGGTCAGCTGCGGCACGATGGTGGCGGCCACCCAATACTCCTCGCCCGCCTTGGTCCGGTTGCAGATCTCGCCGTGCCAGACCTGCCCGTCCATGATGCTGCGCCACATCTCCGCGAAGAAGCCGGAGGGGTGGCGGCCCGAATTCACGATGCGGTGGGAGCGGCCCAAAAGTTCATCGCGCGAGAAGCCGCTGATCTGACAGAACTTGTCGTTGGCGTAGGTGATGACGCCGCGGTGGTCGGTGATGCTGACGATGGCATGCTGGTCCAGCGCGAATTTCTGCTGTTCCAGAGCCCGCTGGGCGGCGGAGCGTTCCTCCACCATCCCTGCCATCAACTGGCTCAGCCGCTCCAGGCTGTCGGTCGGACTGCTGTCGGCGGAATCAGGCAGCTCGGGGCGGCCGTCGGCGCGCAGCAGGCTGTTGGCGGCCCCGCGCAGGCGGCTGATCGCATGGGCTTGGATCCCCGCTTCGCGCCGCAGCCGCTCGTTGGCATCGGCCAGCTCCTCGGAACTCAATTGAAGGCTGCGGGATCGCCGGCTCAGGTCGCGGTCGGCCTGCTCATAGCTCTGGCCGATCCGGCCGAACAGCGCCGGCAGCCCTTCCAGCATCCGCGCCGCCTCCGGCGACAGGCCGGCATGGCCGGCAAGCGCCTGCAGCTCGGCCAGGACGGACTCGGCCGCATCCGCGCTTTGCAGGCCCAGCACGCGCTTGAACTGGCTTTGCAGCAGGCGGTGCATACGGTCAGCGTTCCGTCGGCAAGGGCGCGAACACCGTCTGCCAGACCCGCATGTTTCCCCCCATCGCCGACGTCTCGCGCCAGACTAACATGGCGGTCATGGGGGATGAGAGCCTCTATAACGTTCGTCGCAGGCGGATGGTCATAATGACGCATGCCGGGATGCCGGCCCATCATTGTGCCGCCGGAACGCGTCCATACCAAATAGATGGTCGAAAATGAGTGTTCTTCCGTAAGGATCTGTCAACCACACTGCAGTATGGTTGGTTTGCCACGCAGTGCAGGGCCGGATCAATTTGCGCAAGTGGTGGCCGGCGGCGGCAGGGGCGGTAGCAAAAAAACGGGCGCCAAGCCCGGACAGTCACTTCATTCCGGGGGAGCAGGGACGAAACATGACGACGGATGTCCGCGACGATACCATGACGCCCGACCGCAGAGACCGCGAGCCACGCGCCCGCCGCCTGGGTGTCCGCGGCAAGCTTCTGCTCGCCTTCGCCGGCATGGCCGGCATGACGGTCGCCGCCAGCATCGTTGGGCTGACCTCCTTCTCCGCGGTGGAGGCGCCGCTGACGCGGATCGTCGGCACCGGACTGCCGGAGATGGAGTTGGCGAAGCGCCTGTCCGGTGAAAGCAGCGGCATCGCCGCCGCCGCACCGGTGCTCGCCGCTGCCGAGAGCCAGGGCGAGCGCGAACGCATCTATGGCGAGATCATGGGCAACGGCAAGGCGCTGGGCGACCTGGTGGAGGAACTGGCGACCCGCCGCGCCGGCGACCCGCGGATCGCCGAGCTGCGCGGCAAGACGCAGGGGCTGATCGCCACGCTGGAGCGCGGCAACGCTGCCGCCACTCTGCGCCTGTCCGTCCGCGGCACGCGCGAGACGACGTCGGTCGAGCTGGCCAAATCCTATGACGCCTTCCTCGGCAGCCTCGCCCCGCTGACCGACCGGGCGGGCACCGCCTTGCGCGACAAGGGCGAGGCGCTGGACAGCAGCACCGAGAGCGACATGAACGCGCTGGGCGACGCCGTCCGCTCGCTGATCACCATGTACGAGGTGCGCGGCGACCTGAGCGTTTCGTCGGAAGCGCTGACCCGCGCCGGCAGTGCCGAGACCGCCTTCGCCGTCGTCCAGCACCAGCAGGCCTATCTGGAGGCCGCCGCCCGCATGGTCAGCGCAACCGCGCAGATCGGCAGCCGGCTGAGCAAGGACACCTCCGAGGGGCTGGACGCCTTCTTCCTGCTCGGCGACGGCGCCAATGGCGTCTTCGACATGCGCCGCAAGATCCTGGAACTGCCGGCCGGCAGCGCGGAGCGCGACGCGCTGCGCCAGAAGGTGGCTGAATTGCTGACCGACGCGGCGCGTCGGCAGTCCGCCCTGCTGGAGCAGATGGAATCGCCGCTGATGCGGCTGAAGGCCGAGATCAAGCTGTCCAGCGTCAACGTCCGTTCGCAGACCCGCGATTCCATGCAGGCCCTGCTGGGTGACGGGCTGGCCCGATTCCGCACATATCTGGAGCTGTCGACCTACGCCGCCGCCGCCGTCGGCGCACTGAACGAGGCGGCGCAGGCGCCCAGCATCGACCGGCTGGCTATGCTGGAGACCCGCTATGCCGCCGCCGCCAAGGCGATGGACGAGCGGCTGAAGGCTCTGCAGAAGACAGGTGACGACGGCCTCCCCAAGCTGATCAGGAACGCCGAGATCCTGGCCGGCTTCGGCACCGGGGAGAACAGCCTGTTCAAGCTGCGCCGCTCCGAACTGGACGCCGCCGCAGAGAACGAGAAGGTCCTGGCGGAGAACCGGCAGATTGCCCGCCAGTTTGCCGGCATGGTCGACGAGCAGATCGCGGCGATGAAGCAGGAGGCTGATTCCGCTGCCGCCGGCGCCACCGACGCGCTGTCCGCCGGCAGGATGATGCTGATCCTGTTCGCCGCCGCCAGCCTCGCCGGCGCCGCGGCGCTGGCCTGGTTCGTGGTCGGCCGCAACATCGTCGCCCGGCTGAGCGCCCTGTCCGATGCGATGCGGGCCATCGCCGCCGGCAATCTCAACGCCCCCATCCCCGCCGCCGGCACTGACGAGATCGGCGACATGACCCGCGCGCTGATGGTCTTCCGCGACACCGCCAACGAGGCCAATGCCGCCAACGCGCGTGCCGAGACCGAACGCAGCCGGGCCGCCGGGGAGCGCCGCCGGGCCATGGTCGAGATGGCGGAGAATTTCGAAAGCAGCGTCCGCGGCGTGCTGGACCGCGTCGCCCGTGCCGCCGGCGAGATGCAGGACATGGCCCAGCGCATGAGCCGCAACGCCGAGGCCACCACCGGAGAGGCTGCGACCGCCGCCAGCACCTCGCAGCAGGCCGAAGGCAGCGTCAAGGCGGTCGCCGCCGCGACGGAGGAGCTGTCGGCCTCGATCCAGGAGATCGGCAGCCAGGTCCACGCCTCCAGCCAGATCGCCCGCAAGGCGGCCAGCGAGGCCGAACGCACCGATCGCACGGTGGAGGGGCTGTCGCAGTCGGCCAACAAGATCGGCGAGGTGGTACAGCTGATCAACGACATCGCGTCCCAGACCAATCTGTTGGCCCTGAACGCCACCATCGAGGCGGCACGCGCCGGGGAGGCCGGCAAGGGCTTCGCCGTCGTGGCGTCGGAGGTGAAGAGCCTCGCCAACCAGACGGGCAAGGCGACCGAGGAGATCTCCAGCCAGATTCAGGCGATGCAGTCGGTGACCCAGGATGCGGTGGACGCCATCCGCTCCATCGCCGGCACCATCCGCGAGATCAACGAGATCGCCACCACCGTCGCGGCGGCGGTCGAGCAGCAGAGTGCGGCCACCCGCGAGATCGCCCGCAATGTCGGCGAGGCCGCCGACGGCACCCAGCATGTCCGCCGCAACATCGATTCGGTGGCGCGGGCCGCTGCGGAGTCGGGTGAATCCGCCACCCGCGTGCTGACGGCATCCTCCACCGTGGCGGACGAGGTGCGCTCGCTGGGTTCGCAGGTCGACAATCTGGTCAACCGCATGCGGGCAGGTTGACGGAAGGCCCCCGCTGGCATAGGGGACAGAAAACCGGCAGGCCCTATCCCGTCGTCCGACCTGCGGAGCGACGGGGTAGGGCCGGCTTTGCGTTCGACCTTGAGCCGATCACCGCCGACGGCTTCCCAGGACGGTGACCGGTTGCCACAGGATCGCCGCGCCAGCACCGGCGCCGCAGGCACCGCCCCAAACAAGACGCTCCTCCTGTTCGCCGGCTGCAGCGGCGCCCTGCTGGATGCCGGCGGCGCCTGCCGTCCCTTGCGCACGAACCTCGTCGGGCTGGGCCATCTGCTGCTGTTGCGATTGAGTGGTCATACCAATCCTCCTTGTGAAGCCGCGACAGCTATCAAACTATTCGTCTGCCTTCAATTCGGATTTTTGAAAGAAGCCATGACTTTTTGCGGCCCAGCCATTCGAATTCGCCTGCGTCATTTTGCAGCGGCGAAGACTTGAACGGCGCTGCACAAGAACAGGGGAAGATGGCTGGGCGGACTCATTTTGCATCTGCTCACAAACGAAACGAGCCCCTCTTCCATCGGGAAGAGGGGCTCGTTTCGAATGGTCCGGCCAGTGGAAAAATGCCGGCGGATCAGCCGCTGTTGCGCAGGCCGGCGGCGATGCCGTTGATGGTCAGATGGATGCCGCGGGCGATCTGCTCGCCGCTGTCGCTGGTGCGGTGGCGCTTCAGCAGCTCGACCTGGACATGGTTGAGCGGGTCCAGATAGGGGAAGCGGTTGCGGATCGACCGCGCGAGCAGCGGGTTCTTCTCCAAGAGGGCCGACTGCTCGGTGATCGCCAGCAGAACCTCGATGGAGTCCTGCCACTCCGCCCGGATGCGGGAGAAGATGGCCTCCCGAAGATCCGGGTCCGACACCAGCCCGGCATAGCGGGATGCGATGGCGATGTTCGACTTGGACAGCACCATGTCCATGTTGGACAGCAGCGTGCGGAAGAAGCCCCAGTCGCGGTGCATCGCCCGCAGCCGCTCCATCCCGTCGGGGTGCTGGGCCAGATAGGCCTTCACCGCCGAGCCGAAGCCGTACCAGCCCGGCAGCATCAGGCGGCACTGCGCCCAGCTGAACACCCAGGGAATTGCCCGCAGATCCTCGATGCTGGTCGATTTCTTGCGCGAGGCCGGGCGGCTGCCGATGTTGAGGTTGGCGATCTCGCCGATCACCGTCGATTCCCAGAAATACTTCTCGAAGCCTTCGGTCTCGTAGACCAGCCCGCGATAGGCCTTGAAGGCATGCTCCGACAGCTCTTCCATGGTCTGGAGGAACAGATCGGTGCAGGGTTCCGCCGATTCCGGGTGCAGCAGGGTCGCTTCCAGCGTCGCCGCCGCCAGCGTTTCCAGGTTGCGCCGGCCGACCTCGGGGTTGGAATATTTCCCGGCGATGACCTCGCCCTGCTCGGTGATGCGGATGGCGCCCTGCACCGCACCGGCCGGCTGGGCCAGGATCGCCTGATAGCTGGGGCCGCCGCCGCGGCCGACCGAGCCGCCGCGGCCATGGAACAGCCGCAGCCGCACGCCATGCTTGGCGAACACCTCGACCAGCGCGATCTCGGCCTTGTACAGCTCCCAGCCGGAGGTGAGGAAGCCGCCGTCCTTGTTGCTGTCAGAATAGCCGAGCATCACCTCCTGCAGGTTGCCCCGGCTTTCCAGGAAGCGCCGGTAAGTGGGGATCGACAGCAGCCGGTCCATGGTGGCGGCGCAGTTGCGCAGATCGCCGATGGTCTCGAACAGCGGGGCGATGTTCAGGTCCAGCGCCTTGTCCTTCGGCCGCAGCAGCCCGGCCTCCTTCAGCAGGACGGCGACCTCCAGGATGTCCGACACGCCGTCGGTCTTGGAGATGACGCAGTTCACCACCGCATCCGACCCGAAGCGGGCGCGGGCATCGGCGGCGGTGCGCAGGATGTCCAGTTCGGAGCTGGTTTCCTCCGAATAGTCGGCATAGCGCGAGGCCAGCGGCCGGTTGGTCTCCAGCTCGCGCACCAGCAGGTCGATCCGCTCGTCCTCCGACAGTGTCTTGTAGTCGACGGCGGTGTCGGCGAAGGACAGCAGCTCCGCCACCGACCGCTCATGCACGTCGGAGTTCTGGCGCAGGTCGATGCTGGCCAGATGGAAGCCGAACAGGTCGACGGCCCGGCGCAGGTGGCGCAGCCGGCCCTTGGCGAGCGCCGCCGAGCCGTTGACGGTCAGCGAGCGGTCGATGATGTCGAGGTCGGCGCGGAGCTCGGCCGGGGCCAGATAGGGCGGCGCCTCGCCCACGGCGTGGCGGGGCGCCTCCAGCCCGTCCAGCGTCCGCAGCGTCGCGGCGACCCGCGCATAGATGCCGGAGATGGCGCGGCGGTACGGCTCCATCTTGCGGTGGGGCGACGGGTCGGGCGAGCGTTCGGCCAGCTGGCGCAGCGGCTCCGAAACGTCGATGACACGGGTGCTGAGCGACAGCTCAGACCCCAGCGTGTGCAGTTCGTCCAGGTAGAATTGCAGGGCGCGGGTGCTCTGCATCCGCATCGCCTGACGCAGGACGGGGGCGGTGACGAAGGGGTTGCCGTCGCGGTCGCCGCCGATCCAGCTGCCCATGCGCAGGAAGGACGGCAGCTCCGTTGTCGTCCAGGACGGATCCGTCCGCCGCAGATGGTCTTCCAACTGGGCATAGAAGCGCGGCATCTCGCGCAGGAAGGTGTAGTCGTAGAAGGTCAGGCCGTTGGCCACCTCGTCCGTCACCGCCAGCTTGGTGGCGCGCAGGATGGCGGTCTGCCACAGCGTCAGCACCGCGCGCTGGAGGGATTCAAGGTTGGTTTCCTCCTCCTCCGGCGTCATCGGGCCGTGGTCGCGCTCCGCCAGCAGCTTGGCGACCTCCATCTGCACGGTCAGGATGCTCTTGCGCTGCACCTCGGTCGGGTGGGCGGTCAGCACCGGGCTGACCAGCGCGCCGTCGAAGAACTCCTTCAGCTGCTGGGTGGTGACGCCGGCCTTGGCCGCCTCGTCCAGCGCATGGGCCATGGTGCCGTCGCGCGGCGACGATCCGGCGAGCGCATGGGCGCGGGTGCGGCGGATGTGGTGCTGATCCTCGGCGATGTTGGCCAGATGCGAGAAGAAGCTGTAGGCCCGCACCACCCGCGCCGTCTGCGGCGGCGACAGGCTGTTCAGGATCGCCTCAAGCTCCTTGCGGGCGCCCTGGTCCTCTTCGCGGTGGAACCGGATGGAGGTCTGGCGGATGCGCTCGACGATGTCGAACACCGCCTCCCCTTCCTGGCTGCGGACGGTATCGCCCAGGATGCGCCCCAGCAGGCGGATGTCTTCGCGGAGCGGCTGGTCCTTCGTCTCGGAACTTTCCTGCAGCAGGATGGCGGACATGGGCGACGGTTTCCTGGTCGAGGATGGATGGATATGGATCGATGCGCGGGCGCTGGGTGCATGAATAGAGATGGTCAAATTTCGGGCAGGAGCTTGCTCCTGCGTGCGAAGTGGTCAGACCATCGGCGACAGCATGCCGATTCCGTGGGAAGTTTCAACCGTCCGTGTGCTGGTGCGAAATGATTTCCATAAGTCGCAGCGCTGTGAAATGCGACGTCGCATAAGGGCGCCCCGCACCGCAAGGCTTGCTTCCCAACTAGTATGGTAGTATGCTTCACTGATTGTTTCCTCCTGCCCATGCTTCGTATGGCGAAGCTGGCCGGAAGAAGGGGCGGCCTGACAGGATGGCAAAGCGATGTTGACAAAGATCGACGTGGACTCCGGGGAGCCGATCGCGCGGCGCGTGTACCGGGTGCTGCGCCAAGCCATCGTGGCGATGCAGTTCCGCCCCGGTCAAGCCCTATCCGAGCAGGAGATCGCCGACCAGCTGGGCGTCAGCCGTCAACCGGTGCGCGAGGCCTTCATCAAGCTGAGCGAGTCCGGCCTGCTGACCATCCGGCCGCAACGGGGCACCTTCGTCGTCAAGATCTCGGTCAAGCAGGTACTCGACGCCCGTTTCGTCCGCGAGGCGGTGGAGACTGCCGTGGTGCGCAAGGCCTGCGAGACCATCACGCCGGCCGGCCTCGCCGAACTGCGCGACAACCTGAAGGCCCAGTGGGACATTGCCGACGAACCGGTGCCCGTGCGTTTCCTGGAGCTTGACGAGGCCTTCCACCGCACGATCGCCATCGGGGCGGAATGCGAATATGCCTGGCGTATCGTCGAGGAGACGAAGGCCCAGATGGACCGCGTTCGCTACCTCAGCGTGCCCTACGCCACGCCGATCCGCCGGCTGATCTCGCAGCATCAGGCGGTGCTGGAGGCGATTGCCGCCCGTGATCCCGCCAAGGCCGAGGCGGCGATGGGCATGCACCTGCGCGAGATCCTGACATCGCTGCCCGAACTGGAGAGCAAGTTTCCCGACCTCTTCACGCTGGAGGACGGTGCGGCGCCTCCGGCTCCCAAATCCTCTTCCCGGCCTGCCGGTCGCTCGAAGGTTGCCGGACTGCGCTGACCGGCGCAGGATTTGCCGGTCTCCTTATCCGCTCGCC is a window encoding:
- a CDS encoding GntR family transcriptional regulator — translated: MLTKIDVDSGEPIARRVYRVLRQAIVAMQFRPGQALSEQEIADQLGVSRQPVREAFIKLSESGLLTIRPQRGTFVVKISVKQVLDARFVREAVETAVVRKACETITPAGLAELRDNLKAQWDIADEPVPVRFLELDEAFHRTIAIGAECEYAWRIVEETKAQMDRVRYLSVPYATPIRRLISQHQAVLEAIAARDPAKAEAAMGMHLREILTSLPELESKFPDLFTLEDGAAPPAPKSSSRPAGRSKVAGLR
- the ppc gene encoding phosphoenolpyruvate carboxylase, with product MSAILLQESSETKDQPLREDIRLLGRILGDTVRSQEGEAVFDIVERIRQTSIRFHREEDQGARKELEAILNSLSPPQTARVVRAYSFFSHLANIAEDQHHIRRTRAHALAGSSPRDGTMAHALDEAAKAGVTTQQLKEFFDGALVSPVLTAHPTEVQRKSILTVQMEVAKLLAERDHGPMTPEEEETNLESLQRAVLTLWQTAILRATKLAVTDEVANGLTFYDYTFLREMPRFYAQLEDHLRRTDPSWTTTELPSFLRMGSWIGGDRDGNPFVTAPVLRQAMRMQSTRALQFYLDELHTLGSELSLSTRVIDVSEPLRQLAERSPDPSPHRKMEPYRRAISGIYARVAATLRTLDGLEAPRHAVGEAPPYLAPAELRADLDIIDRSLTVNGSAALAKGRLRHLRRAVDLFGFHLASIDLRQNSDVHERSVAELLSFADTAVDYKTLSEDERIDLLVRELETNRPLASRYADYSEETSSELDILRTAADARARFGSDAVVNCVISKTDGVSDILEVAVLLKEAGLLRPKDKALDLNIAPLFETIGDLRNCAATMDRLLSIPTYRRFLESRGNLQEVMLGYSDSNKDGGFLTSGWELYKAEIALVEVFAKHGVRLRLFHGRGGSVGRGGGPSYQAILAQPAGAVQGAIRITEQGEVIAGKYSNPEVGRRNLETLAAATLEATLLHPESAEPCTDLFLQTMEELSEHAFKAYRGLVYETEGFEKYFWESTVIGEIANLNIGSRPASRKKSTSIEDLRAIPWVFSWAQCRLMLPGWYGFGSAVKAYLAQHPDGMERLRAMHRDWGFFRTLLSNMDMVLSKSNIAIASRYAGLVSDPDLREAIFSRIRAEWQDSIEVLLAITEQSALLEKNPLLARSIRNRFPYLDPLNHVQVELLKRHRTSDSGEQIARGIHLTINGIAAGLRNSG
- a CDS encoding methyl-accepting chemotaxis protein, with protein sequence MTTDVRDDTMTPDRRDREPRARRLGVRGKLLLAFAGMAGMTVAASIVGLTSFSAVEAPLTRIVGTGLPEMELAKRLSGESSGIAAAAPVLAAAESQGERERIYGEIMGNGKALGDLVEELATRRAGDPRIAELRGKTQGLIATLERGNAAATLRLSVRGTRETTSVELAKSYDAFLGSLAPLTDRAGTALRDKGEALDSSTESDMNALGDAVRSLITMYEVRGDLSVSSEALTRAGSAETAFAVVQHQQAYLEAAARMVSATAQIGSRLSKDTSEGLDAFFLLGDGANGVFDMRRKILELPAGSAERDALRQKVAELLTDAARRQSALLEQMESPLMRLKAEIKLSSVNVRSQTRDSMQALLGDGLARFRTYLELSTYAAAAVGALNEAAQAPSIDRLAMLETRYAAAAKAMDERLKALQKTGDDGLPKLIRNAEILAGFGTGENSLFKLRRSELDAAAENEKVLAENRQIARQFAGMVDEQIAAMKQEADSAAAGATDALSAGRMMLILFAAASLAGAAALAWFVVGRNIVARLSALSDAMRAIAAGNLNAPIPAAGTDEIGDMTRALMVFRDTANEANAANARAETERSRAAGERRRAMVEMAENFESSVRGVLDRVARAAGEMQDMAQRMSRNAEATTGEAATAASTSQQAEGSVKAVAAATEELSASIQEIGSQVHASSQIARKAASEAERTDRTVEGLSQSANKIGEVVQLINDIASQTNLLALNATIEAARAGEAGKGFAVVASEVKSLANQTGKATEEISSQIQAMQSVTQDAVDAIRSIAGTIREINEIATTVAAAVEQQSAATREIARNVGEAADGTQHVRRNIDSVARAAAESGESATRVLTASSTVADEVRSLGSQVDNLVNRMRAG